In the Choloepus didactylus isolate mChoDid1 chromosome 5, mChoDid1.pri, whole genome shotgun sequence genome, one interval contains:
- the LOC119534824 gene encoding cell division control protein 42 homolog — protein MQTVKCIVVGDGAVGKTCLLISYTTNKFPSEYVPTVFDNYAVTVMIGGEPYTLGLFDTAGQEDYDRLRPLSYPQTDVFLVCFSVVSPFSFENVKEKWVPEMTHHCPKTPFLLVGTQIYLRDDPSTIEKLAKNKQKPITPETAEKLARDLKAVKYVECSALTQKGLKNVFDEAILAALEPPEPKKSRRCVLL, from the coding sequence ATGCAGACAGTTAAGTGCATTGTTGTGGGTGATGGTGCCGTTGGTAAAACATGTCTCCTGATATCCTACACAACAAACAAATTTCCATCTGAATATGTACCGACTGTTTTTGACAACTATGCAGTCACAGTTATGATTGGTGGAGAGCCATATACTCTCGGACTTTTCGATACCGCAGGGCAAGAGGATTATGACAGATTACGACCGCTGAGTTATCCACAAACAGATGTATTTCTAGTCTGTTTTTCAGTGGTATCTCCATTCTCAtttgaaaatgtgaaagaaaagtgGGTACCTGAGATGACTCACCACTGTCCAAAGACTCCTTTCTTGCTTGTTGGGACCCAAATTTATCTCAGAGATGACCCCTCTACTATTGAGAAACTTGCCAAGAACAAACAGAAGCCTATCACTCCGGAGACTGCTGAAAAGCTGGCCCGTGACCTGAAGGCTGTCAAATATGTGGAGTGTTCTGCTCTCACACAGAAAGGCCTAAAGAATGTATTTGATGAAGCAATATTGGctgccctggagcctccagaaccGAAGAAGAGCCGCAGGTgtgtgctgctatga